One Tamlana carrageenivorans genomic region harbors:
- the tssD gene encoding type VI secretion system tube protein TssD, translated as MAFKTKLKVGGNEYNVLSCSYALKQETDATGRPSSVTRGGEVKVVIESTGGTELFEWQCSSFERKDGSIEFTKRDTDAKLKEIKFEEGYLTYYREDFDATGTNPLTQTFTISAKVLSSGGGIHENEWPV; from the coding sequence ATGGCTTTTAAAACAAAGTTGAAAGTAGGCGGAAACGAGTACAACGTATTAAGTTGTAGCTACGCTCTTAAGCAAGAAACAGATGCAACTGGAAGACCTTCTTCTGTAACCAGAGGAGGTGAAGTAAAAGTTGTTATCGAATCTACTGGAGGAACCGAGTTATTCGAATGGCAATGTAGCAGTTTTGAACGCAAAGACGGCTCTATTGAATTTACCAAAAGAGACACGGATGCGAAACTTAAAGAAATTAAATTCGAAGAGGGTTACTTAACCTATTACCGAGAAGATTTCGATGCTACGGGAACAAACCCGTTAACTCAAACCTTTACAATTTCTGCCAAAGTACTTTCTAGCGGAGGTGGTATTCATGAAAATGAATGGCCCGTGTAA
- a CDS encoding type VI secretion system Vgr family protein, with amino-acid sequence MALQSVTTIYIGSNPINAFKTFTLNQNISAHHVLNLECRIDVLEHQNEDFLNTAKKYLGEILTLQVTSLAQFENYKSLDFKGVVTAVSNKRGKNGEHIMFIKAESPTVICDAGLHFNSFQDKSLNAILSDVFQNVDTSKLSTSFNPDFTDAITYSVQQKESSWHYVKRLAMQYGEWLFYDGKKLIFGTPEAGDDVVLKYGFDLQGYSIDLRPLPNSFHYASKDYINNEVYASQSSENTTEASGYHGFVNDCSRNLYTEEAEVWVNGFSGDAHQQRLNDQEEQQKKVVEASQVFLKGNSDNPGVSLGKIIEITDDAGSRGRYRIIKVTHSNYENGQYNNIFEGISADIDKCPFNNPEASAKSHSQSAVVIENADPEGLSRVKVQFSWQIRNNESTPWIRVLTPHAGNEKGFHFIPEIDEEVLGGFENSNAEHPYVLGNLYNGKQKVEAWQSDSNAIKAIRTRSGHTIELNDEDGEEKINIYDNAGSIITFDTQAKSLYITTVENLEFQAKNIKMTAEENIQCEAKNNLSLAAEGDTQIASQGLLNLQSENDLTLNSAANIKVKSEASIEVQAQSIRAEGQVSTEIKGQQTKIQGQITALEGASGKIEII; translated from the coding sequence ATGGCATTACAGTCTGTAACAACAATTTATATTGGTAGCAACCCAATAAACGCTTTTAAAACGTTTACTTTAAATCAAAATATTAGCGCACACCATGTTTTAAATTTGGAATGCCGAATTGATGTTTTAGAACATCAAAATGAAGACTTCTTAAACACCGCAAAAAAGTATTTGGGCGAGATTTTAACGCTTCAAGTGACTTCGCTAGCTCAATTCGAAAATTATAAAAGTCTTGATTTTAAGGGTGTGGTAACGGCGGTTTCGAATAAAAGAGGGAAAAATGGCGAGCATATCATGTTTATAAAGGCAGAGAGCCCAACAGTGATTTGTGATGCTGGATTGCATTTTAATTCTTTTCAAGATAAAAGTTTGAATGCTATTTTATCGGACGTGTTTCAAAATGTTGATACATCTAAATTAAGCACAAGTTTTAATCCGGATTTTACCGATGCAATAACGTATTCCGTTCAGCAAAAAGAAAGTTCTTGGCACTACGTGAAACGCTTGGCTATGCAATATGGTGAATGGCTGTTTTATGATGGTAAAAAATTAATTTTCGGAACCCCAGAAGCCGGGGACGACGTGGTCTTAAAATATGGATTTGATTTACAGGGGTATTCTATTGATTTAAGGCCATTACCTAATAGTTTTCATTATGCAAGTAAAGACTATATAAATAATGAAGTTTATGCTTCACAAAGTTCTGAAAATACTACAGAAGCTTCCGGCTATCATGGTTTTGTAAATGATTGTAGTCGAAATTTATATACTGAAGAAGCTGAGGTTTGGGTAAATGGTTTTTCTGGAGACGCCCACCAACAGCGATTAAATGACCAAGAGGAACAGCAAAAAAAAGTTGTTGAAGCTAGTCAAGTTTTTTTGAAGGGAAACAGCGATAATCCCGGAGTGTCCCTTGGGAAAATTATTGAAATTACCGATGATGCAGGAAGTCGAGGACGTTACCGCATCATTAAAGTAACGCATAGTAATTATGAAAATGGACAATACAACAATATTTTTGAAGGCATAAGTGCTGATATCGATAAGTGTCCATTTAATAACCCAGAAGCCTCGGCTAAAAGTCATTCGCAAAGCGCTGTAGTCATCGAAAATGCCGATCCAGAAGGTTTGTCACGAGTAAAAGTGCAATTTTCATGGCAAATTAGGAATAATGAAAGTACACCATGGATACGCGTGTTAACGCCGCATGCTGGGAACGAAAAAGGATTTCATTTTATTCCAGAAATTGATGAAGAAGTTTTGGGTGGTTTTGAAAATTCGAATGCAGAACATCCTTATGTATTGGGAAACTTGTATAATGGCAAACAGAAAGTTGAAGCCTGGCAATCGGATTCGAATGCGATTAAAGCCATACGAACCCGTAGCGGACATACCATAGAGCTCAACGATGAAGATGGCGAAGAAAAAATAAATATTTATGATAACGCTGGGAGTATCATCACCTTCGATACCCAGGCAAAATCCTTATACATCACTACAGTGGAAAATTTAGAATTTCAGGCGAAAAATATTAAAATGACCGCCGAAGAAAATATACAATGTGAAGCTAAAAATAATTTGTCACTGGCTGCTGAAGGCGATACCCAAATCGCTAGTCAGGGTCTATTAAATTTGCAATCTGAAAATGATTTAACTTTAAACAGTGCTGCCAATATTAAGGTTAAATCTGAGGCTAGCATAGAAGTTCAGGCACAAAGTATTCGTGCTGAAGGGCAGGTTTCTACAGAAATAAAGGGGCAGCAAACTAAAATTCAAGGTCAAATTACAGCCTTAGAAGGTGCTAGTGGAAAAATTGAAATTATATAA
- the nrfA gene encoding ammonia-forming cytochrome c nitrite reductase, with the protein MKNKVLFIVTIIVVFLLGLLASSIVNRKSEAKYKYVPQVNIAENEPRNEVWGENFPLEYQSYMQTLDTTFASMQGGSAMRDVLEEDPNLVVLFAGYGFSKDYNQGRGHAYAVEDIHNTLRTGGPKGKGDGPMPSTCWTCKSPDVPRLMNEIGVAEFYSGKWADKGEEIVNPIGCADCHNPKTMKLRITRPALVEAFDAMGKDINQATHNEMRSLVCAQCHVEYYFNKNLPGKEGVPYLVFPWKDGMTVEDMEKYYDNLEFSDWTHKLSKTPMLKAQHPGYETFTTGVHADRGVSCADCHMPYKSEGGQKFTDHHIQSPLNNTSNACQVCHREESSKLIENVYERQRKATENRVKLEGLLVKAHVEAKKCWDLGATEAQMKPILTDIRHGQWRWDYSAAAHGASFHSPVETARVIAGGLVIAQEARVKLARLLADLGHNAPVEMPDISTKEKAQEYIGLDMEKLRAEKEAFKKNLLPKWLEAAKKREDNMPINAVSATN; encoded by the coding sequence ATGAAAAACAAAGTCTTATTTATCGTAACCATTATTGTCGTATTTCTTTTGGGGCTTTTGGCTTCAAGTATTGTCAATAGAAAATCTGAAGCTAAATATAAATATGTTCCTCAGGTTAATATTGCCGAAAATGAACCTAGAAATGAAGTTTGGGGTGAAAATTTCCCCTTAGAATATCAATCCTATATGCAAACTTTAGATACCACTTTTGCGTCTATGCAAGGAGGATCTGCGATGCGAGATGTACTTGAAGAAGATCCGAATTTAGTGGTGTTGTTTGCAGGTTATGGATTTTCTAAAGATTATAATCAGGGGAGAGGGCATGCCTATGCTGTTGAAGATATTCATAATACCTTACGTACTGGAGGCCCTAAAGGAAAAGGAGACGGACCAATGCCTTCTACTTGTTGGACCTGTAAGAGTCCAGATGTGCCACGCTTAATGAATGAAATTGGTGTTGCCGAGTTTTATAGCGGAAAGTGGGCCGATAAAGGGGAAGAAATTGTAAATCCTATTGGTTGTGCCGATTGCCATAACCCTAAAACTATGAAGTTGCGTATTACCAGACCTGCTCTGGTTGAGGCTTTCGATGCTATGGGTAAAGATATCAATCAAGCGACCCATAATGAAATGCGCTCTTTGGTTTGTGCACAATGCCATGTTGAATATTATTTTAATAAAAATTTACCGGGTAAAGAAGGTGTACCATATCTCGTTTTTCCTTGGAAAGATGGTATGACCGTGGAAGATATGGAGAAATATTATGATAACTTAGAATTTTCAGATTGGACTCATAAACTTAGTAAAACGCCAATGTTGAAAGCGCAACATCCCGGTTATGAAACATTTACAACGGGTGTGCATGCCGATCGTGGTGTGTCTTGTGCCGACTGCCATATGCCTTATAAGAGTGAGGGCGGACAAAAATTTACAGATCACCACATTCAATCGCCTTTAAATAACACGTCTAATGCGTGTCAAGTGTGCCATAGAGAAGAATCAAGTAAGCTGATTGAGAACGTCTATGAGCGCCAAAGAAAAGCGACTGAAAATCGTGTAAAGTTAGAAGGGTTATTAGTAAAAGCTCATGTTGAAGCTAAAAAATGTTGGGATCTTGGTGCTACCGAGGCACAGATGAAACCTATATTAACCGATATTCGTCATGGACAATGGCGTTGGGATTATTCTGCGGCTGCACACGGTGCTTCTTTCCATTCCCCAGTTGAAACGGCTCGAGTTATTGCTGGTGGTTTAGTGATTGCTCAAGAGGCACGCGTAAAATTAGCACGACTTTTAGCAGATTTAGGTCATAACGCGCCTGTAGAAATGCCTGATATTTCTACTAAAGAAAAAGCTCAGGAATATATTGGGTTAGATATGGAAAAATTAAGAGCAGAAAAAGAAGCATTCAAAAAGAATTTATTGCCAAAATGGCTTGAGGCTGCCAAAAAACGAGAAGACAATATGCCTATCAATGCGGTTTCTGCAACGAACTAA
- a CDS encoding PKD domain-containing protein, whose product MRTNGHETAAKYLDKSVIYFFICVFLISGSALGYRFYNSFPCEQLVMDINARSYRISELIKFTDLTEHSKNRQWYFGDSTAVSDKREVLHVYTKPGKYLVRLRVNGSCIKETTLVIKDKKVLIDPNKIPNLKVPDSITVGQTLVLTDSTPEAHSWEWRFGETAHANATTQTASYSYESFGLKTITLIVNGDIKHMAKKRIRVYENTVLDEAPIKAIKPKKREIGWDIPYEPVVKEVEKKDEKVPFISEEDFAKALIKVSQEEITEKAFEPYFCGNINKNIVVDGKNMTFLVFCKKIRGKKIKIKRLTLFRNESTNCIENINLEYNRKIL is encoded by the coding sequence ATGCGTACAAATGGTCATGAAACGGCAGCAAAGTACCTAGATAAGTCTGTTATTTATTTTTTTATATGTGTTTTCCTGATATCAGGATCAGCTTTGGGTTACCGGTTTTATAACAGTTTTCCATGTGAGCAGTTGGTCATGGATATCAATGCTAGAAGCTATCGTATTAGCGAGCTAATCAAGTTTACAGACCTCACAGAACATAGTAAAAATAGGCAATGGTATTTTGGAGATAGCACTGCGGTTAGCGATAAAAGAGAAGTGCTGCATGTGTATACCAAGCCTGGTAAATACCTCGTGCGATTGCGAGTTAATGGCAGTTGCATAAAGGAAACTACCCTTGTTATTAAAGATAAAAAAGTATTGATTGATCCGAATAAAATACCCAATCTGAAGGTTCCAGACAGTATCACGGTTGGTCAAACGCTAGTTTTAACCGATAGCACCCCAGAAGCCCATAGCTGGGAATGGCGTTTTGGAGAAACGGCTCATGCCAATGCCACGACACAAACAGCATCCTATAGCTACGAAAGTTTTGGTTTAAAAACCATTACCCTTATTGTTAATGGGGACATTAAGCATATGGCTAAAAAGCGTATTCGAGTGTATGAAAACACGGTGCTTGACGAAGCTCCAATAAAAGCAATTAAACCTAAGAAACGAGAAATTGGTTGGGACATACCTTATGAACCTGTGGTTAAAGAGGTTGAAAAAAAGGATGAAAAAGTGCCTTTTATAAGTGAAGAAGATTTTGCTAAAGCGTTGATTAAAGTGTCTCAAGAAGAGATTACAGAGAAAGCATTTGAACCGTATTTCTGCGGAAATATTAATAAAAACATTGTGGTAGATGGTAAAAACATGACTTTTTTAGTCTTCTGCAAAAAGATAAGAGGTAAGAAGATAAAAATTAAGAGGTTAACGCTTTTTAGAAATGAATCAACCAACTGTATTGAAAATATTAACCTAGAATACAATAGAAAAATCCTTTAG
- a CDS encoding GPW/gp25 family protein produces MAVNYYKLPIQARDLMTNASSKMVSLEESIINYLHLIMTTRFGECQSDASFGCALWDVDFNNMGSNHKLRAVIADSLTKSLKRYEKRLSQIEINVNIEQDEMDGRATVSRVKKMVLVHVIGVINKTNENFTYKAHFYIAPLSY; encoded by the coding sequence ATGGCTGTTAATTATTATAAACTTCCTATACAGGCAAGGGATTTAATGACCAATGCGAGCTCCAAAATGGTGAGTTTAGAAGAATCTATTATAAACTATTTGCATTTGATTATGACAACCCGTTTTGGCGAATGTCAGTCAGATGCATCTTTTGGATGTGCCTTATGGGACGTTGATTTTAACAACATGGGGTCTAATCATAAACTCCGTGCTGTGATCGCAGATTCTTTAACCAAATCATTAAAACGCTACGAAAAAAGGCTGTCCCAAATCGAAATAAATGTCAATATCGAACAAGATGAAATGGATGGCAGAGCTACAGTGAGCCGCGTGAAAAAAATGGTGCTAGTGCATGTGATAGGCGTAATCAATAAAACCAATGAAAATTTTACTTACAAGGCTCATTTTTATATCGCGCCCTTATCGTATTAA
- the tssO gene encoding type VI secretion system TssO has product MKPKNIKARRSSFIKFLLLFMLTVTTIVGAVFFNYSVPLKENTLLKERTRNIQQEIDFQKSFALRVHHVQAMIDSLGAPGQNIAFTNTLIHGKLADLQSSIPQKDSTYLYNMYTDIVEALVGLQSTKNDLLSLENARKRIDEYKEVLDETRTELEQTKRDLDILRISRN; this is encoded by the coding sequence ATGAAACCAAAGAATATTAAAGCACGAAGGTCCAGTTTTATTAAATTTTTATTACTGTTTATGCTAACCGTAACTACCATTGTAGGGGCTGTGTTTTTTAATTATAGTGTGCCCTTAAAGGAAAATACGCTACTAAAGGAACGCACAAGAAATATACAGCAAGAAATCGATTTTCAAAAAAGTTTTGCTTTAAGAGTGCATCATGTACAGGCCATGATTGATTCGTTAGGTGCTCCCGGACAAAATATAGCGTTTACAAATACTTTAATTCATGGTAAGCTAGCCGATTTACAAAGTTCCATTCCGCAAAAAGACTCAACCTATCTTTATAATATGTATACTGATATTGTTGAAGCGCTTGTAGGCTTACAAAGTACTAAAAATGATCTCCTTAGTTTAGAAAATGCCAGAAAACGTATTGATGAGTATAAAGAGGTTTTAGATGAGACTAGAACTGAATTAGAGCAAACAAAAAGAGACCTTGATATTTTAAGAATTTCTAGAAACTAA
- a CDS encoding type VI secretion system baseplate subunit TssF, which yields MNAKEAITNRMMKKAARLWNIPVNEINETIDPLVSLLFSACASELEKISVAINDTQINTTERLVQLMAPLSACEIRPAHAVAYCESTVPKTIITPNDQFFYKDKQADSNSNHHQNDVFFTPTQETTLLDARIKYMFTGNKLFTFSGRKSKELTHIIDHRSDTDRTTLYLGIESSNAALDLENVSFYFEYLGVNDSDQFYHHLKHATWRLGQQKIVTVSGYANSEGLDAMDLDAIINGQANRATAVCEEINQYYKKHFVTLKGANSIEEFPSYEAFKSLNSHDAEYFDFPNTLWIEVEFSSIVNSKTLEQLFCGINAFPVVNRKMHQFSYQMKNIIDIIPVISESPFFDIKSIENTSGQTYKNQGTQVSEADKGGYILKNAHVGKLDSRNAKEYLSHLIGLIKDESAAFQFYNHEFLQNDLNVLNQTVAVIEKKLDEVIKEGAHAHYIYLNPYESNETIQVTYWTTNGAEANHIKARKALEVYKGKHLNTKSSYLVTPVFGGRHQLNSEQRLQAYRRGVLTQNKIVTEEDIKAVCYELYTNHMASVEIKKGMTTDLLVNKGMSPCIEITLSASENSNLKPHEWDYLNHCLKTILEKQSTNVFPFQIINKS from the coding sequence ATGAATGCTAAAGAAGCGATTACAAATCGCATGATGAAAAAAGCAGCCCGTTTATGGAATATTCCTGTAAACGAAATCAATGAAACCATAGATCCTTTGGTCTCTTTATTGTTTTCGGCGTGTGCATCCGAATTGGAAAAGATTTCTGTAGCTATTAATGACACACAAATAAACACCACAGAACGACTTGTTCAGCTTATGGCTCCTTTATCTGCTTGTGAGATAAGGCCAGCACATGCGGTTGCTTATTGCGAATCGACGGTTCCAAAGACCATTATAACGCCAAACGATCAGTTTTTTTATAAGGATAAGCAGGCAGATTCTAATTCTAATCATCATCAAAATGATGTGTTTTTTACGCCAACACAAGAGACCACGTTATTGGATGCTCGCATAAAATATATGTTTACGGGCAATAAATTGTTTACGTTTTCAGGACGTAAATCAAAAGAACTCACGCACATCATAGACCACCGAAGTGATACAGACCGAACAACACTGTATTTGGGTATAGAAAGTAGTAATGCTGCGTTGGATTTGGAAAATGTGTCTTTTTATTTTGAATATTTAGGGGTCAACGATTCCGATCAGTTTTATCATCATTTAAAACATGCCACCTGGCGATTAGGACAACAAAAAATCGTTACCGTATCAGGTTATGCTAACTCTGAGGGTTTAGATGCTATGGATTTGGACGCTATTATTAACGGACAAGCCAATAGAGCAACTGCAGTTTGTGAAGAGATTAATCAGTATTATAAAAAGCACTTTGTCACCCTAAAAGGAGCAAATAGTATAGAAGAATTCCCAAGTTATGAAGCGTTTAAAAGTTTAAACAGCCATGATGCTGAATACTTTGATTTCCCTAATACTTTGTGGATTGAGGTTGAATTTTCAAGCATTGTGAATTCAAAAACATTAGAGCAATTGTTTTGTGGCATAAATGCATTTCCTGTAGTGAATAGAAAAATGCATCAGTTTAGTTATCAAATGAAAAACATCATTGATATCATACCTGTTATTTCTGAATCGCCTTTTTTTGATATTAAATCCATTGAAAATACTTCTGGTCAAACATATAAAAACCAAGGCACTCAGGTTTCCGAAGCCGATAAAGGAGGTTATATTTTAAAAAATGCTCATGTTGGTAAACTCGATTCCCGAAATGCTAAGGAATATCTAAGTCATTTAATTGGGCTGATTAAAGATGAAAGTGCTGCTTTTCAGTTTTATAATCATGAGTTTTTACAGAACGATTTAAATGTTTTAAACCAAACGGTTGCTGTCATCGAAAAAAAGTTAGATGAGGTTATTAAAGAAGGTGCTCATGCCCATTATATTTATTTAAATCCGTATGAAAGCAATGAAACGATTCAGGTTACTTACTGGACTACAAATGGGGCAGAAGCGAATCATATCAAAGCTAGAAAGGCCTTAGAGGTTTATAAAGGCAAACATTTAAATACGAAAAGCAGTTATTTGGTAACTCCTGTTTTTGGTGGTCGACACCAATTGAATTCAGAACAACGCTTGCAAGCCTACAGACGGGGTGTTTTAACTCAAAATAAAATTGTTACCGAAGAGGACATCAAGGCGGTTTGCTATGAATTATATACAAATCATATGGCATCGGTTGAAATAAAAAAAGGAATGACCACCGATTTGTTAGTAAACAAAGGTATGTCGCCGTGTATTGAAATTACTTTATCAGCAAGTGAAAATTCGAATCTGAAACCCCACGAATGGGATTACCTAAATCATTGTTTAAAAACCATTTTAGAAAAACAGTCGACTAATGTTTTTCCCTTTCAAATAATTAATAAATCCTAA
- a CDS encoding DUF5458 family protein, protein MAQIENSADQVLEKSYAEQVLENSNALAQFGGFDLIESAIDNVQNLNPERKARKKIFLSENSKKQEREDLLKVLNIWVETLNSEGDIIDIIEKTTENAARTKNVLQRNLKLALDETRVLESSYRSVALFYKNTDEAAIKNLSIVNAELEQLADLDNPRFFDYIREEIVSNYDRLDLRDNYALLVLPGYLGSKSVVDKWAKMAHENKVTLITDFVHLDEPDDVIELFESANLASGDAYLSNVIMTCNWLVGRDKVAELGEEDHLFIPPSTALAGTIYKTLMSQVTAGKKHGGLSEVEAVSFDLKKSEIAVLENLGLVPMVNEYGKVMAFSAKTLFNGDNIGLQTYSVVRVFDYISKVLMDFLNRRAFENFNTKTRNEILKQIVKFLDSVTGPDKLIENFDIKRFEQDQNQKDKIHVDIRLKPYFPAKNFLISMDGQKGDEGTEWDTDYSEQ, encoded by the coding sequence ATGGCGCAAATAGAAAATAGTGCAGATCAGGTATTAGAAAAATCTTATGCAGAACAAGTATTAGAAAATTCGAATGCCTTGGCACAGTTTGGCGGATTTGATTTAATTGAGTCGGCTATCGATAATGTTCAAAACCTGAATCCAGAACGTAAGGCTAGAAAGAAAATTTTTCTATCTGAGAACAGTAAAAAACAAGAGCGAGAGGATCTGCTTAAAGTGTTGAATATCTGGGTGGAAACTTTAAATTCTGAAGGTGATATTATTGATATCATTGAAAAAACTACCGAAAATGCAGCACGTACCAAAAATGTGTTGCAAAGAAATTTAAAGTTGGCTCTTGATGAAACCCGAGTATTGGAGTCGTCATACCGTTCGGTGGCATTGTTCTATAAAAACACCGATGAAGCGGCTATAAAAAACTTAAGTATTGTAAACGCCGAATTAGAGCAATTGGCGGATCTTGATAACCCAAGATTTTTTGATTATATCCGAGAGGAAATCGTGTCTAACTACGACCGTTTAGACTTGAGGGATAATTATGCTTTACTGGTGCTTCCAGGGTATTTGGGAAGTAAGTCTGTTGTAGATAAATGGGCTAAAATGGCTCATGAAAATAAAGTCACTTTAATAACCGATTTTGTGCATCTGGATGAGCCTGATGATGTTATTGAGCTTTTTGAAAGTGCTAATTTAGCTAGTGGCGATGCGTATTTGTCCAATGTGATTATGACTTGCAACTGGCTCGTAGGACGTGACAAAGTAGCTGAACTGGGTGAGGAAGACCATCTGTTCATTCCGCCGTCTACGGCATTGGCAGGCACGATTTACAAAACCTTAATGTCTCAAGTTACAGCTGGTAAAAAACACGGTGGTTTAAGTGAAGTTGAGGCAGTTAGTTTCGATTTAAAAAAGAGTGAAATCGCTGTTTTAGAAAACCTAGGCTTAGTTCCTATGGTGAACGAATACGGTAAAGTCATGGCTTTTTCAGCCAAAACCTTATTTAACGGTGATAATATTGGATTGCAAACCTACTCCGTGGTGCGTGTTTTTGATTATATCTCGAAAGTTTTAATGGATTTTTTAAACCGTCGGGCATTTGAAAATTTCAATACCAAAACGAGAAACGAGATTTTAAAACAAATCGTTAAGTTTTTAGATAGCGTGACGGGACCGGATAAACTGATAGAGAATTTTGATATCAAACGTTTCGAGCAAGATCAAAATCAGAAGGATAAAATTCATGTTGATATTCGTTTAAAACCTTATTTCCCAGCCAAGAACTTCTTGATTTCTATGGACGGACAAAAAGGTGATGAAGGCACAGAATGGGACACCGATTACTCCGAGCAATAA
- the nrfH gene encoding cytochrome c nitrite reductase small subunit has protein sequence MRNKKILPPKESKWRTTAVFFIAVIIGLGLFMARESKIVSYMSDDPQACVNCHVMTPVYNSWMHSSHREWAKCNDCHVPHDNVFNKYYFKAKDGLYHASVFTMRAEPDVIEMKEASQEVVQSNCIRCHVQQVTQVKYDGWIEGHQENRLGRQCWSCHKQVPHGKVHGLSTIKFNIAPIPTDREDELVIPEWMQEQIKE, from the coding sequence ATGCGAAACAAGAAAATATTACCACCAAAAGAATCTAAGTGGCGAACTACAGCAGTGTTTTTTATTGCTGTTATTATTGGTTTAGGCCTTTTTATGGCTAGAGAATCTAAAATCGTTTCTTATATGTCTGATGATCCCCAAGCTTGCGTGAATTGCCATGTAATGACTCCTGTTTACAACAGTTGGATGCACAGTTCTCATCGCGAATGGGCGAAATGTAATGACTGTCATGTACCTCATGATAACGTTTTCAATAAATATTATTTTAAAGCTAAAGACGGACTTTATCACGCTTCTGTTTTTACGATGCGGGCCGAGCCAGATGTTATCGAAATGAAGGAAGCCTCACAAGAAGTGGTTCAAAGCAATTGTATTCGTTGCCATGTGCAACAGGTCACTCAAGTGAAATATGATGGATGGATTGAAGGGCATCAAGAAAATAGGTTAGGACGCCAATGTTGGAGTTGTCACAAACAAGTGCCTCATGGAAAAGTACACGGATTATCAACCATAAAATTTAATATAGCACCGATACCTACAGATCGCGAGGACGAACTTGTTATTCCTGAGTGGATGCAAGAGCAGATTAAAGAATAA